A region from the Aegilops tauschii subsp. strangulata cultivar AL8/78 chromosome 5, Aet v6.0, whole genome shotgun sequence genome encodes:
- the LOC109752135 gene encoding uncharacterized protein: MKIGKAPELLKKAAAMCKSKTARLLLLASLQRRRMATGAVVSRKIDALIVADWERADRHKALALHMVGKRPIIIHESNLEANFAHHLAMFGQENGEAGCPTDRTLHPLFNNDHDNCPYTDNDDVLLDSCDHDDDDEPSVVDVIRSNREVEGVESNMEDEIDQAADMFIRRFRQQLNEGF, from the coding sequence ATGAAGATCGGGAAGGCTCCTGAGCTCTTGAAGAAGGCGGCAGCGATGTGTAAGAGCAAGACCGCCAGGCTCCTCCTCCTTGCCTCGCTGCAGCGCCGCAGGATGGCCACAGGCGCGGTGGTCTCACGCAAGATCGACGCACTCATTGTGGCCGACTGGGAGAGAGCAGACCGCCACAAGGCTCTCGCGCTGCACATGGTCGGGAAGAGACCGATAATCATCCATGAGAGTAACTTGGAGGCCAATTTCGCTCATCACTTGGCAATGTTTGGTCAAGAGAATGGTGAGGCTGGCTGCCCAACTGACCGGACATTGCATCCCCTATTCAACAACGACCACGACAACTGCCCTTACACTGACAATGATGATGTGCTACTTGATTCATGCGATCATGACGATGATGACGAGCCATCAGTCGTGGATGTGATCAGGAGCAATCGAGAAGTTGAGGGGGTGGAGTCCAACATGGAGGATGAGATTGATCAGGCTGCTGATATGTTCATTAGGAGGTTCCGGCAGCAGCTGAACGAgggattttag
- the LOC141023470 gene encoding protein FAR1-RELATED SEQUENCE 5-like, with amino-acid sequence MAQPDEGNEALDRETTSLPTATPIRQFPTISITGQPSMSSTPAASASESSLPTATPTMQLPRTETNGQPRMSNTPVNNQDIQDADNVPRVGKCFQSEEEAYQFYNSYAQTKGFSIRKCRLKFKADGTLSSRYFVCSKAGVKNANPTHVAKKEQAISRTNCMARVQFSINQEGIWTAQKVTLDHNHQLVSPDKRHMLRSQRQLLDADRHMIKQMRTSGIRQAEIYDFCELWYGKDAIPFLQMDCNNYLRSERSKYMETKDAQTLMEYLKNKQAEDPSFFYAMQLDDDDGTIMNIFWTDGQAIMDYSVFGDALSFDTTFSTMMPFRAPERIKGSKQKKIKRCARGSKERQKKKEKVQTIRQRSPCLCRP; translated from the exons ATGGCGCAGCCCGACGAGGGCAACGAGGCACTGGATCGGGAGACCACCTCTCTGCCCACGGCTACTCCAATCAGG CAATTTCCAACGATTTCGATAACTGGCCAGCCCTCGATGAGCAGCACACCggcggcctctgcatcagaatcCTCTCTGCCCACAGCTACTCCAACCATG CAATTGCCAAGAACTGAGACTAATGGCCAGCCGAGAATGAGCAACACACCAGTGAATAATCAAGACATACAAGATGCAGATAATGTTCCAAGAGTTGGGAAGTGCTTTCAGTCTGAAGAAGAGGCATACCAATTTTACAATTCTTATGCTCAAACCAAGGGATTTAGCATTAGGAAGTGCCGCTTGAAGTTTAAGGCAGATGGGACTTTAAGTTCCAGATATTTTGTTTGTAGCAAGGCAGGTGTGAAAAATGCTAATCCAACACATGTGGCCAAGAAAGAACAAGCTATTTCGAGGACTAATTGTATGGCTCGAGTTCAATTCAGCATCAATCAAGAGGGAATTTGGACTGCTCAGAAAGTTACGCTCGACCACAATCACCAGCTTGTAAGTCCAGATAAGAGGCACATGCTTAGATCGCAGCGTCAACTCTTAGATGCCGATCGCCACATGATTAAGCAAATGAGGACATCGGGAATTAGACAAGCCGAAATTTATGATTTTTGCGAGCTTTGGTATGGTAAAGATGCTATACCCTTCTTGCAAATGGATTGCAACAATTATTTGCGAAGTGAGCGCTCAAAGTATATGGAAACCAAAGATGCACAAACATTAATGGAGTATCTAAAGAACAAGCAAGCTGAGGACCCTTCGTTTTTCTATGCCATGCAgttagatgatgatgatggtacAATAATGAACATCTTTTGGACTGATGGACAAGCTATCATGGACTATTCTGTCTTTGGAGATGCCCTTTCCTTTGACACCACATTTTCAACAATGATGCCATTTAGAGCTCCTGAACGAATAAAAGGTTCAAAGCAAAAAAAGATCAAAAGATGTGCTAGAGGGAGCAAAGAAAGGCAAAAAAAAAAG GAAAAGGTACAAACTATCCGGCAAAGGAGTCCGTGTTTGTGCCGTCCGTAG
- the LOC109752143 gene encoding uncharacterized protein: MKIGKAPELVKKAVAMCKSKASVLAARLLIPDSLQHRKMATAAVVSHKIDALIMADWERFDRHKALALCTVEKRPVVVHEDDLAANFPRHLAMISQENGHGGCHADRTLHPLFNDDHINCRYTYDGDVLLDSCDQDDDDESSVMDVIRSNQEVEGLEFNMEEEIDQAADMFIRRFRQQLNEGF, from the coding sequence ATGAAGATCGGGAAGGCTCCTGAGCTCGTGAAGAAGGCAGTAGCGATGTGCAAGAGCAAGGCCAGCGTGCTCGCTGCCAGGCTCCTCATCCCCGACTCGCTCCAGCACCGCAAGATGGCCACGGCCGCGGTGGTCTCTCACAAGATCGACGCGCTTATTATGGCCGACTGGGAGAGATTTGACCGCCACAAAGCTCTCGCGTTGTGCACGGTCGAGAAGAGACCGGTCGTCGTCCATGAGGATGATTTGGCGGCCAATTTCCCTCGTCACTTGGCGATGATCAGTCAAGAGAATGGTCATGGTGGCTGCCATGCTGACAGGACACTGCATCCCCTCTTCAACGACGACCACATAAACTGTCGTTACACTTACGATGGTGATGTGCTACTTGATTCATGTGATCAAGACGATGATGATGAGTCGTCAGTCATGGATGTGATCAGGAGTAACCAAGAGGTTGAGGGGTTGGAGTTCAACATGGAGGAAGAGATTGACCAGGCTGCTGATATGTTCATTCGGAGGTTCCGGCAGCAGCTGAACGAGGGATTTTAG